The Phycodurus eques isolate BA_2022a chromosome 17, UOR_Pequ_1.1, whole genome shotgun sequence nucleotide sequence TATTTTGTCCATGTTTCTGATCTCGTTGGACCGCTATGCAGCCATCAAAGTGCCCCTGaggtactccagtttctctGGAAAGGGGTCAGCGGCCGGGTCCCTGGTGGCTCTTTGGGCTTGTTCGCTCCTCGTGGGATTCTCACCAGGTAAAACCAGCGAGTTCAGTGAGTCAGTACATTTACATGCGCAGTACCGGAGACTTTTATCTGGCATTCATGCGCAGTATGTAAGATCGTCATGGTATAGATGCACAGTACCAAAGACCTTTGCACAGTACCTGAGACTTTTATTTGGTATAGTATACATGCGCCTTAACAAAGACTTTTGCCCAGCACCAAAAAACCTGTATttggtatactgtacatgcgTAGTGTCTCAGACTTTTATTTGGTATTTTGGATGATCTTCATTCGGTAGCATTTGTCTTGGCTGCACTTGTAACGATAATACAAATGGGATTGTTTCTTtgaccaatcacatttcaaattcgtcCTCACAGGGCCAACTAGCTTGCCTACAATAATGGCAGCATTTCTACGTCCTGTGATCGGTTGGTCGGAGCAAGCAAACCAAAGTTCCACTTAACGCATCGCTACAAAAAACACGTCTGTAGCAGTCTGCACACCATCCATCCGTGATATagtttatttgcatgtttttgtacagtatCGATGGTTTGTATAATTGCGACGCAATAGCGGCGTTATTGTGGGCGATTATGTCGGGTAAGTCTTAGACACCGACCGCTCGCGTCTTTTCCTAAACAATGGTGCCCTTGCGTCCACAGTGATGATCCGCCAGCTGCAAGCGGACGACTTCGGTGGCCTGTGCGCCTTCTTCTCCGTCATCTGCCCGTCGGGCATCATCGTCCTGTTCAGCGTGTGCTTCTTTCCCGTCCTCTCTGCGTTCGTCTACATCTACATGGACATCCTGAAGATTGCCCGCGGCCACCAACGGCAGATCTTCCGCATCGGCCGTGCGGGCTCTCGGACCACCGACGCCCACCGGGACCCTCCTCGGTGGCCTCGAGCGAGGAGCCGGCGACAAAGCCACGTCAAGGCCCTGAGGACGGTGGCCCTGCTGGTGGGCTGCTTCCTGACCCTGTGGTGCCCCTTTTTCTTGGTGAGCATCGTGCAGCTGCTGTGTAAAAGCTGCCGGCTCATCGCGGTGTTGGAGAACCACCTGTGGCTTCTGGGCATGTCCAACTCTCTCATCAATCCGCTGGTGTACGCCTGTCGGCAGAGGGAGGTGAGGACGGAGATTGCCGACATGTTTGCGTGCTTGGCGGGAAGGGGGTCGGCTCCCGGACCCGTCTTGGAGGTTTGGGACCTTCGGTCGCACGCGCAGACTTGAACTGGTGGCTCAACCTGGCAATTCCGCACCTCTGGAGTCTATCTTCGCTTACGTTCGACAAGAGAACGGTACAGGAACtgtcatccagccatccattttgaaTAAACCTTTTCACCATAACATTACACGTACTTGCAGGTGGCAGAAGCTTTAGCGATTCCCAACGGCAAAACTAGTAAACTCCTACGCAATTTGAAACCGGAACCTTTTGAACGTGAGGCAGACGTACTCACCACATACTTCAACGCGCTACCACCAACAATTGGCTTGCGTATTTCACCGTCCGTACAATGTTTGCTTTATTTCTAACTGATTTGCTCGACGACTCCAGCTGCCTTAACGGGAGCTAACAAACCCATGGACCCTGCGGTTTATCTAAGGGTTTTCATATGTCTAGTTGATTATTCAGCCATGGAAACGTCCTGGTTCGCTCCAGGCAATAAAACCGCCACCAGGGCCGCGTGGATGAGGCTCGGCTTGGATACATATTGACTTAAGTGTGACCGCAGGCTGCGGTGTCTGTGTAATCTAATCAGCCGAGGCAGGCAATAAGGCCTAATTCGGCGTTACTTGCTGcagtgcagtaaaaaaaaaatgtccaaacGGGATGTTTTGATGAAGTCAACCGAAATGGCACATATTTATTCACAAAGAAGAATGAACAGAAAAGCAAGCTAATGTCATTTGGTAACAGGGATGCTCTCCATCGTGAcaaaattctgttgaacaagcaaGAAACCGAAACCCCTTAAAGCAACAGGTTGATGTCGAATGTACTTCTATACGATCAACCCTCGTCGATTCACCAACTAACCCtacttgcaatttgtttttcttctggaGAACATAACTGAAACTACTTGCTGAAAAATGCAAATCTTACTGCCTAattaagtatttttgttttattttcatggtgACCAGACGTCTATACTGTATAAATCAAATTGTACCTTTAGGCTCTATCATGGCCGCTTTTGGGAAATTGAAACccatgaaaacaacattttgtttgGGTTATTTACTGGCTTGAATCATACAAGTTGCGTAAAATGGGTTGCGTTCTTAACACTCGAACATTTcagttgttttatattttcaaccAGATTACATTGTTTAAAAATTTAGCGGTGCTCTAAGAGACGAGTGGCTCATCTAAGGAGTTTATCAAGCTACGAGCCGTCGTCCAGGCTATTTCGCGCTTCGAATTCCATGCAAACATTCCtgatatgagcgctgtatggacagtgaactcaactcacctttcaacaagcagcagtttgggagATAgtaaaacaattcttcaaaaaaagagagttCAAGCTCATAAGTGTCACTCCCaccaaactaaacataaaactaattacacattgcatatttaaaacaacctcaCAACCTTGCTTCCTTTCCAACCTTCCGCTAGCTTAATACGAAATACAATGCATAATGCCGTAGACgtgc carries:
- the LOC133416377 gene encoding glucose-dependent insulinotropic receptor, which produces MTPAEVRPLATGSVLSVASCLIVGTNLLVAAGLLRLLAKRRSQSRCFVLNLALADTLVGLAVTGLATEDFGTDVASADYRYVRQGSRNLTSPAPGKSRCLMRMAFVISPCTASILSMFLISLDRYAAIKVPLRYSSFSGKGSAAGSLVALWACSLLVGFSPVMIRQLQADDFGGLCAFFSVICPSGIIVLFSVCFFPVLSAFVYIYMDILKIARGHQRQIFRIGRAGSRTTDAHRDPPRWPRARSRRQSHVKALRTVALLVGCFLTLWCPFFLVSIVQLLCKSCRLIAVLENHLWLLGMSNSLINPLVYACRQREVRTEIADMFACLAGRGSAPGPVLEVWDLRSHAQT